GAAATTTAATTGTACTTAATAACATTTATAACAAATTTCAAAAACAGAATTTAAGTATTTTCTTTAATTGTTTATTAAGTAAATAGACATATAAATTTATTTTTTACCATTTAATGATTATTAATCTTTGAACGATATAATTTCGCTATTAATAAAATTTATTATTAGGAGAAAAAATGATAGTTACAAAAAAAGCACCTGATTTTACAGCTGCGGCAGTTTTAGGAAATAATCAAATTGTAAATGATTTCAACCTATATAAAAATATCGGCGAAAAAGGCGCGGTAGTATTTTTCTATCCAATGGACTTTACGTTTGTTTGCCCAAGCGAAATAATCGCATTTGATAAAAGATATGATGAGTTCAAAGCTCGCGGTATCGAAGTTATCGCAGTTTCAACAGACAACCAATTCTCACACTTTGCATGGAAAGAAACTCCGGTAAACAAAGGCGGCATAGGTCAAGTTCGCTTCCCTATCGTTGCTGATACAAACCACGCTATTTCACGCGG
This is a stretch of genomic DNA from Campylobacter sp. RM6914. It encodes these proteins:
- a CDS encoding peroxiredoxin gives rise to the protein MIVTKKAPDFTAAAVLGNNQIVNDFNLYKNIGEKGAVVFFYPMDFTFVCPSEIIAFDKRYDEFKARGIEVIAVSTDNQFSHFAWKETPVNKGGIGQVRFPIVADTNHAISRGFDVLIEEAGVALRGSFLIDKDGTVRHAVVNDLPLGRNIDEMVRMVDTMLFTNEHGEVCPAGWNKGDAGMKPSTEGVANYLGSNADKL